Proteins encoded together in one Anoxybacillus flavithermus window:
- a CDS encoding prepilin peptidase, which yields MLFFISFLLGLFLGSFYNVVGLRVPKGESIVAPRSHCPHCKRTLTAFELIPVVSYVLQKGKCRACSARISFFYPFVELSTAILFTLAPLFVGWSAEIVVSWTLISLFVIIFVSDVHYMVIPNRILLFFAPLLLIERITLAPLTPWWDSLLGSFVGFMMLFLIALVSKGGMGGGDIKLFAVIGLALGVKLTVLAFFLSTFVGTMFGLIGMAIGHVKRGEPMPFGPAIVVGTLVAYFFGETIIDAYVKVMM from the coding sequence ATGTTGTTTTTTATTTCTTTCCTCCTCGGTCTTTTTCTTGGCTCATTTTATAATGTTGTCGGGCTAAGGGTGCCGAAAGGGGAGTCGATTGTTGCGCCGCGTTCGCATTGTCCGCATTGTAAGCGAACGTTAACGGCGTTTGAATTAATTCCGGTCGTGTCGTATGTGTTACAAAAAGGGAAATGTCGCGCATGTTCGGCGCGCATTTCCTTTTTTTACCCATTCGTTGAGCTGTCCACAGCGATATTGTTTACGCTTGCCCCACTTTTTGTCGGTTGGTCAGCAGAAATCGTCGTTAGTTGGACGCTCATTTCTTTATTCGTTATTATTTTCGTTTCAGATGTGCATTATATGGTCATTCCAAATCGTATTTTGTTGTTTTTTGCCCCACTTCTTCTCATTGAGCGTATAACGCTCGCCCCATTGACACCGTGGTGGGATAGTTTGCTCGGTAGTTTTGTTGGATTTATGATGTTGTTTCTTATTGCCCTTGTGAGTAAAGGTGGAATGGGCGGTGGAGATATTAAACTATTTGCAGTGATCGGTTTGGCGCTTGGGGTAAAATTAACGGTTTTAGCATTCTTTTTATCGACGTTCGTTGGAACGATGTTTGGTCTGATTGGCATGGCAATAGGGCATGTGAAGCGTGGCGAACCGATGCCGTTTGGACCAGCCATTGTCGTTGGTACACTTGTCGCTTATTTTTTTGGTGAAACGATCATCGATGCGTATGTTAAGGTTATGATGTAA
- a CDS encoding SPOR domain-containing protein, producing the protein MDKPAKKAIIIKVNGKEQPYTTAMSALPQWSSEQNEEQSEEQHDFIEWDKQYKTKRSPWRSFALAIALAIVLGTSFGLFVLTIIPTTESKPASTATLQQELSSAQMTEEVFVVQGGAFQDDEAANVYVQKIKAQQRPSVMIGKQPVYVFLGMALTKEEAKQIASLYESLGIDTYVKAWNVSIDEKESEPFVMAVSAISRLLNGQQLQNEQWKQLQSYSPHNEQVKKAYEALFTFRQSNDQKQLWKAQQHILHVLQ; encoded by the coding sequence ATGGACAAGCCAGCGAAAAAAGCGATTATTATTAAAGTGAATGGCAAAGAACAACCGTACACGACTGCGATGAGCGCGTTACCGCAATGGTCAAGTGAGCAAAATGAGGAACAAAGCGAAGAACAACATGATTTCATTGAATGGGATAAACAATATAAAACAAAACGATCACCTTGGCGTTCGTTTGCGCTTGCGATTGCTTTAGCTATCGTTCTTGGGACAAGCTTCGGGTTATTTGTGTTAACGATCATTCCGACAACAGAAAGTAAACCGGCATCGACAGCAACGTTACAACAAGAGCTTTCGAGTGCACAAATGACGGAGGAGGTTTTTGTCGTTCAAGGAGGAGCGTTTCAAGACGACGAAGCAGCGAATGTATATGTACAAAAAATAAAGGCACAACAACGTCCGAGTGTCATGATTGGAAAACAGCCTGTTTATGTATTTTTAGGCATGGCATTGACAAAAGAGGAGGCAAAGCAAATCGCAAGTTTATACGAATCGCTCGGCATTGACACATATGTGAAAGCATGGAATGTATCCATCGACGAAAAAGAAAGTGAACCTTTTGTGATGGCCGTGTCCGCTATTAGTCGATTATTAAATGGACAGCAACTTCAAAATGAACAATGGAAACAGCTACAATCGTATTCACCTCACAATGAGCAAGTGAAAAAAGCATATGAAGCGCTTTTTACTTTTCGTCAATCAAATGACCAAAAGCAATTATGGAAAGCTCAACAACATATATTACACGTTTTACAATAA
- the minD gene encoding septum site-determining protein MinD yields MGEAIVITSGKGGVGKTTTTANLGTALALLGKRVCLVDTDIGLRNLDVIMGLENRIIYDLVDVVEGRCTIQKALVKDKRFEDRLYLLPAAQTSDKSAVTPKQMKQLIDDLRQDYDYILIDCPAGIEQGYKNAVAGADEAIVVTTPDISAVRDADRIIGLLEKEEHMRRPRLIINRIRSHMLKNHDMLDIDEIVMHLSIDLLGIIVDDEHVIKASNNGEPIVLDPNSKASLAYRNIARRLLGESVPLMSLDDEEQKGFFSKIKKLFSAR; encoded by the coding sequence GTGGGAGAAGCGATTGTTATTACTTCTGGTAAAGGCGGCGTTGGCAAAACAACAACGACAGCCAATCTCGGCACGGCGCTCGCCTTGCTAGGAAAGCGCGTCTGTCTCGTTGATACCGATATCGGGCTACGCAATCTCGATGTCATCATGGGGTTAGAAAATCGTATCATCTATGATCTTGTCGACGTTGTTGAAGGACGTTGCACGATTCAAAAAGCGCTCGTCAAAGATAAACGGTTTGAGGATCGCCTTTATTTATTGCCAGCTGCTCAAACGAGCGACAAGTCTGCTGTGACGCCGAAACAAATGAAACAGCTCATTGACGATTTAAGACAAGATTACGATTATATTTTAATTGATTGCCCAGCAGGTATTGAACAAGGATATAAAAATGCTGTCGCAGGAGCGGATGAAGCGATCGTTGTGACGACGCCAGATATTTCAGCGGTTCGCGATGCCGACCGAATTATCGGTTTGCTTGAAAAAGAAGAGCATATGAGACGACCACGTTTAATTATTAACCGCATTCGCAGCCATATGTTGAAAAATCATGATATGTTAGATATTGATGAAATTGTCATGCACTTATCGATTGATTTACTCGGCATTATCGTTGATGACGAACATGTGATTAAAGCATCAAACAATGGCGAGCCGATCGTTCTCGATCCGAATAGTAAAGCGTCCCTGGCGTATCGCAACATCGCCCGTCGCCTTCTCGGTGAATCGGTTCCGCTTATGTCGCTTGATGATGAAGAACAAAAAGGCTTTTTCTCGAAAATTAAAAAACTGTTTAGCGCTCGTTAG
- a CDS encoding rod shape-determining protein, whose protein sequence is MFGIGSKDLGIDLGTANTLVYVKGKGIVLREPSVVALQKDTKQIVAVGNEAKQMIGRTPGNVVALRPMKDGVIADYETTAIMMKYYIKQATKNSGLFAGKPYVMVCVPSGITAVEERAVIDATRQAGARDAYTIEEPFAAAIGANLPVWEPTGSMVVDIGGGTTEVAVISLGGIVTSQSIRVAGDEMDEAIIQYIRKTYNLMIGERTAEAIKVEIGSAGNPEGIGSMEIRGRDLLTGLPKTIEIHAEEIAEALRDTVYAIVDSVKNTLEKTPPELAADIMDRGIVLTGGGALLRNLDKVISQETNMPVIIAENPLDCVAIGTGKALDHIHLFKNKARDHR, encoded by the coding sequence ATGTTTGGCATTGGATCAAAAGATCTCGGAATAGATTTAGGTACGGCGAATACGCTTGTTTATGTGAAAGGAAAAGGAATTGTGTTGCGCGAGCCTTCTGTCGTTGCGCTACAAAAAGATACGAAGCAAATTGTTGCGGTCGGTAATGAAGCAAAACAAATGATCGGGCGCACGCCAGGAAACGTAGTTGCGCTTCGTCCGATGAAAGATGGAGTAATCGCTGATTATGAAACGACAGCTATTATGATGAAGTATTACATTAAGCAAGCGACGAAAAACAGCGGATTGTTTGCTGGAAAGCCATATGTTATGGTTTGCGTTCCATCGGGGATCACCGCAGTAGAAGAGCGTGCCGTGATTGATGCGACGAGACAAGCTGGGGCTCGCGATGCTTACACAATTGAAGAACCGTTTGCCGCGGCAATCGGTGCGAACTTACCTGTATGGGAGCCGACAGGAAGCATGGTCGTCGATATTGGGGGTGGCACAACGGAAGTCGCTGTCATTTCTTTAGGTGGCATTGTAACGAGTCAATCCATCCGTGTCGCTGGCGATGAAATGGATGAGGCAATTATCCAGTATATTCGCAAGACGTACAATTTAATGATCGGGGAGCGCACAGCGGAAGCGATTAAAGTCGAAATTGGCTCAGCAGGCAATCCGGAAGGAATCGGAAGCATGGAAATTCGCGGTCGAGATTTATTAACAGGCTTGCCAAAAACGATTGAAATTCATGCGGAAGAAATTGCAGAAGCATTGCGTGATACAGTATATGCCATCGTTGATTCCGTGAAAAATACGCTTGAAAAAACGCCGCCGGAGCTTGCAGCGGACATTATGGATCGCGGAATCGTTTTAACTGGTGGAGGAGCGTTGTTGCGCAACTTAGATAAAGTCATTAGCCAAGAAACGAACATGCCGGTCATCATTGCTGAAAATCCGCTCGACTGCGTCGCGATTGGCACAGGAAAAGCGCTTGATCATATTCATTTATTTAAAAATAAAGCGCGAGACCATCGCTAA
- the radC gene encoding RadC family protein, with protein MLIRHVPPDDRPRERLLSEGPQSLSNQELLAILLRTGTKQYSVLTLAQHLLTHFEGLRQLKDATIEEMTSIKGIGKTKAIQIIAALELGRRVHQMQYDDRYVIRSPEDGARYVMEDMRFLSQEHFVVLYLNTKNQVMHKKTVFIGSLNASIVHPREVYKEAIKRSAASIICIHNHPSGDPTPSREDIEVTRRLVECGRLVGIELLDHLIIGDKTYVSLKEKGYV; from the coding sequence ATGCTTATTCGTCATGTTCCGCCCGATGACCGTCCGCGTGAACGCTTGCTTTCTGAAGGACCGCAAAGCTTATCAAATCAAGAACTGTTAGCGATATTGCTTCGCACGGGGACAAAGCAATATTCTGTTCTCACACTTGCACAACATTTACTCACCCATTTCGAAGGACTTCGTCAGCTAAAAGATGCGACTATCGAAGAAATGACAAGCATTAAAGGAATTGGAAAAACAAAAGCTATTCAAATTATTGCAGCGCTTGAACTCGGTCGGCGCGTACACCAAATGCAATATGACGATCGTTACGTCATTCGCTCTCCAGAAGATGGTGCGCGATACGTCATGGAAGATATGCGTTTTTTAAGTCAAGAACATTTCGTTGTGTTATATTTAAATACGAAAAATCAAGTGATGCATAAAAAGACGGTATTTATTGGCAGTTTAAATGCGTCGATTGTTCATCCGCGCGAAGTATATAAGGAAGCCATTAAACGTTCAGCTGCTTCGATTATTTGCATTCATAATCATCCGTCAGGAGATCCGACACCGAGCCGCGAAGATATTGAAGTGACACGCAGGCTCGTGGAATGTGGTCGTCTCGTCGGTATTGAGCTACTCGACCATTTAATCATTGGTGATAAAACGTATGTTAGCTTAAAAGAAAAAGGATATGTGTAA
- the pilO gene encoding type 4a pilus biogenesis protein PilO has product MRKALMIILSLLLLIVLSFALYIYVYKPLDDRQEQLKTELQTEKKLLQTLQSKQTPDELRVSIVELQKRVPVQPFVEQFLLEIEKAEAVSNSIVLSLSFQEGEQIEGAPTPIQKLTVSMSVRSPSYFALEQFIDVLERSKRIVSVDSLSFTGYEEWTTVMDEVPELSYSLTVSTFYAPELRQWIEQLPPLDLPQPSEKRNPFPSLTDQ; this is encoded by the coding sequence ATGAGAAAGGCTTTAATGATTATCCTCTCTCTTTTGTTGCTTATCGTGCTGTCATTTGCGCTTTATATATATGTGTACAAACCGCTCGATGATCGGCAAGAGCAATTAAAAACGGAATTACAAACGGAAAAAAAGTTGTTACAAACGTTACAAAGTAAACAAACGCCAGACGAGTTGCGCGTCAGCATCGTGGAATTGCAAAAACGGGTTCCCGTACAACCGTTCGTTGAACAATTTTTATTAGAAATCGAAAAAGCGGAAGCGGTATCAAATAGCATCGTGCTGTCGCTTTCATTTCAAGAGGGCGAACAAATCGAAGGAGCTCCAACACCTATTCAAAAATTGACGGTCAGCATGTCTGTTCGTTCTCCTTCGTACTTTGCACTTGAACAATTCATCGACGTACTAGAGCGATCGAAGCGCATCGTTTCTGTTGATTCATTATCGTTTACCGGATATGAAGAATGGACGACAGTGATGGATGAAGTGCCAGAGCTGTCTTATTCCCTTACGGTTTCAACGTTTTACGCACCAGAATTGCGTCAATGGATTGAGCAATTGCCACCGCTTGACTTACCACAACCGAGTGAAAAGCGAAATCCATTCCCTTCACTAACGGATCAATAA
- the pilM gene encoding type IV pilus biogenesis protein PilM: protein MRFFSMKNKVGNIVIKDHVIRYVELKQKQPLVLHTCEEWPLPEGIVCDGKIVNEEQLTEVLEQCVDEWKIKHRRVRFLVPDPLVVIRKISLPKNVDVEDIRSYLFMEIGATIPLPFEDAVFDYAVLEKTKEALHVLLFAAPEANVMQYAELFEAVKLKPIVADISPLSLYRLFYKFDLANDVDHFLFVQFDLSSLNVSVFHQHRPMFTRQLAFDSQWIYWEKTNEGWKWLKEGEPEWQLEDVYKELERVMNFYRFSLQKGEAQITRIVITGDHPLIHTFSHLLQERLDVVVEMLTLPLAIDPAYYLPIGLGLKEGNGHVSRN, encoded by the coding sequence ATGCGGTTTTTTTCGATGAAAAATAAAGTAGGCAATATCGTTATAAAAGATCATGTTATTCGCTACGTTGAACTGAAACAAAAGCAACCGCTCGTCTTGCATACGTGCGAGGAATGGCCGCTTCCAGAAGGGATTGTGTGCGACGGAAAAATTGTTAATGAAGAACAGCTTACTGAAGTGTTAGAACAATGCGTGGACGAATGGAAAATAAAACATCGCCGCGTTCGTTTTCTCGTTCCTGATCCGCTCGTCGTCATTCGAAAAATATCGTTGCCAAAAAACGTGGACGTCGAAGATATACGCAGTTATTTATTTATGGAAATTGGCGCGACCATTCCACTTCCGTTTGAAGATGCGGTATTTGATTATGCGGTGCTTGAAAAAACGAAAGAAGCGCTCCACGTTTTATTATTTGCAGCTCCAGAAGCAAACGTGATGCAATATGCAGAACTGTTTGAAGCGGTGAAATTAAAACCGATTGTGGCCGATATTTCTCCGCTTAGTTTATATCGCTTATTTTACAAGTTCGATTTAGCGAACGACGTCGATCACTTTTTATTCGTTCAATTTGATTTATCATCGTTAAACGTCAGTGTCTTTCATCAGCACCGTCCGATGTTTACACGACAGCTTGCCTTTGATTCACAATGGATATATTGGGAAAAAACGAATGAAGGATGGAAATGGTTAAAAGAAGGTGAGCCGGAGTGGCAGCTTGAAGACGTATATAAAGAGCTCGAGCGTGTCATGAACTTTTATCGTTTTTCATTGCAAAAGGGCGAAGCGCAAATTACGCGCATCGTTATAACCGGCGATCATCCACTCATTCATACGTTTTCCCATTTGTTACAAGAGCGGCTTGATGTTGTTGTAGAAATGTTAACGTTGCCGCTTGCGATTGACCCTGCTTACTATTTGCCAATTGGACTCGGATTAAAAGAGGGTAATGGACATGTTAGTAGAAATTAA
- a CDS encoding M23 family metallopeptidase, whose protein sequence is MSDRIEHIRKRIAKRKKERERYVQTMLTNWGEDEKYGNPTVVTYDGDREPPVFRKDIFLLKSFLAAMLFFSVAILFQYDSPKIEGARTFVKQVMEKDFQFATVAQWYENTFGKPLAFFQTKKQQETTASAYAFPASARVVETFEHNGQGVVIETNQAIKAVEEGIVVFAGVKEPYGKTVIIQHADGSETWYGKLSAISVKLYDFIEAGKEVGKAGANNQKGVFYFAIKQGDRFIDPVQVISFE, encoded by the coding sequence GTGAGCGATCGAATTGAACATATTCGAAAACGAATCGCCAAGCGAAAAAAGGAGCGTGAACGTTACGTTCAAACGATGTTGACGAATTGGGGCGAGGATGAAAAATACGGGAATCCGACTGTTGTGACGTATGATGGCGATCGGGAGCCGCCGGTGTTTCGTAAAGATATATTTTTATTGAAAAGTTTTTTGGCGGCGATGTTATTTTTTAGCGTTGCCATTTTGTTTCAATATGATTCTCCGAAAATAGAAGGGGCACGCACATTCGTCAAACAAGTGATGGAAAAAGATTTTCAATTTGCGACCGTTGCGCAATGGTATGAAAACACATTCGGAAAGCCGCTTGCATTTTTTCAAACAAAAAAACAACAAGAGACAACCGCTTCAGCGTATGCCTTCCCTGCTTCAGCACGTGTTGTAGAAACATTCGAACATAATGGACAAGGCGTTGTTATTGAAACTAATCAAGCCATTAAAGCAGTCGAAGAAGGGATTGTCGTGTTCGCCGGTGTGAAAGAACCGTATGGAAAAACGGTCATTATTCAACATGCAGACGGAAGTGAAACGTGGTATGGAAAATTATCAGCTATTTCTGTAAAGTTATATGATTTTATTGAAGCGGGAAAAGAAGTAGGGAAGGCGGGAGCGAATAATCAGAAAGGTGTATTTTATTTTGCTATTAAACAAGGGGATCGTTTTATTGACCCGGTTCAGGTGATTTCCTTTGAATAA
- a CDS encoding Maf family protein, whose protein sequence is MQLVLASSSPRRKQLLRMLGLPFDILVSDVDESFDDDLSPSEIVQQLAYKKAYAVWQQASDACVIGADTIVVCEGDVLGKPASEQDAFRMLKRLSGTTHEVWTGVAICTKKECVTFAEKTDVTFWPLTDEDIWAYIATKEPLDKAGAYGIQQRGALFVQKVNGDYFSVVGLPIARLARELKKFGFYPFR, encoded by the coding sequence ATGCAACTTGTGTTAGCTTCTAGTTCTCCTCGTCGAAAACAACTTCTTCGTATGCTTGGACTTCCGTTTGACATCCTCGTTAGCGATGTCGATGAATCATTCGATGACGACCTATCCCCAAGTGAAATTGTGCAGCAGCTCGCGTATAAAAAAGCGTATGCGGTATGGCAACAAGCAAGCGATGCGTGCGTCATCGGTGCAGATACGATTGTCGTATGTGAAGGAGATGTGCTTGGAAAGCCAGCGAGCGAACAAGACGCCTTTCGCATGTTAAAACGTTTATCAGGGACGACGCATGAAGTATGGACAGGTGTAGCGATTTGCACGAAAAAAGAATGCGTCACATTTGCTGAGAAGACGGATGTCACATTTTGGCCGCTCACAGATGAAGACATTTGGGCATATATTGCGACGAAAGAGCCGCTTGATAAAGCGGGGGCATATGGCATTCAACAACGCGGGGCACTTTTCGTTCAAAAAGTGAATGGGGATTATTTTTCCGTTGTTGGCTTGCCGATCGCTAGGCTTGCCCGCGAATTAAAAAAATTCGGATTTTACCCATTTCGTTAA
- a CDS encoding type IV pilin protein, which produces MQDERGMTLIELLAVVVILSILMMIATISVIEVIKKSRDQAFVATAYSLYEAARLHVGAQKVEFLTPNQSETLTYKQLVDDGVFEPIIDPYTSKRLQPSDDSYVIVTKQSDGTITYAVCLKGETKQICKQNGVPVDQLSVRDIQDRQDK; this is translated from the coding sequence ATGCAAGATGAGCGTGGAATGACGTTAATCGAACTGTTAGCTGTCGTTGTGATTTTGAGTATTTTAATGATGATTGCGACCATTTCTGTCATTGAGGTAATAAAAAAGTCGCGCGATCAAGCGTTTGTTGCGACCGCGTATTCGCTCTATGAAGCGGCACGTCTTCATGTCGGCGCACAAAAGGTAGAGTTTTTAACGCCGAATCAAAGCGAAACATTGACGTACAAACAATTAGTCGATGATGGGGTGTTTGAACCGATCATTGATCCGTATACGTCAAAGCGTTTGCAGCCGAGCGATGATTCGTACGTCATTGTGACAAAACAAAGCGACGGTACGATCACATATGCCGTTTGTTTAAAAGGGGAAACGAAGCAAATTTGTAAACAAAACGGCGTGCCTGTCGATCAATTGTCGGTACGTGACATTCAAGATCGACAAGACAAGTAG
- the mreC gene encoding rod shape-determining protein MreC, with protein sequence MPKFFLNKRLIILLVSIMLLVALIGFSLKERNELSWMEKFVKDTVVFMQSIVHKPAQFVAGFFENVSDLRHTYEENKRLKEHLEQYVLLQSEVELLKKENERLRELLNKKESLRDFVAIQATVIGRNPDRWEETLIVNKGSQHGVEKNMAVITPQGLIGKVRSVSPFSATVQLLSAKDRQNRISAFIQGDENVFGLIEGYDEEREALLLKRIPYDAKVEKGQRVFTSGLGGIFPKGLFIGEIEEIVADEYGLTQIAYIKPAANFYDIEDVIIVKRKIDMVQEEEEQ encoded by the coding sequence ATGCCGAAGTTTTTCTTAAATAAACGGCTCATCATATTGCTTGTCAGTATCATGCTTCTCGTCGCCTTGATCGGTTTTTCATTGAAAGAGCGAAACGAATTAAGCTGGATGGAAAAGTTTGTGAAAGACACTGTTGTTTTTATGCAATCGATCGTGCACAAGCCCGCACAGTTTGTTGCGGGCTTCTTTGAAAATGTGAGTGATTTGCGCCATACATACGAGGAAAACAAACGTTTAAAAGAGCATTTAGAACAATACGTTCTTTTGCAATCAGAAGTGGAGTTGCTAAAAAAAGAAAACGAACGTTTGCGTGAGCTTTTGAATAAAAAAGAAAGTTTACGTGACTTCGTTGCTATTCAGGCGACAGTCATTGGGCGCAACCCAGATCGTTGGGAAGAGACGTTAATTGTCAATAAAGGATCACAGCACGGTGTGGAAAAAAATATGGCGGTTATTACACCACAAGGACTAATCGGAAAAGTGCGGAGCGTATCGCCATTTAGCGCCACGGTGCAACTGCTAAGCGCAAAAGATCGGCAAAATCGCATTTCAGCGTTCATTCAAGGGGATGAAAACGTATTCGGCTTAATTGAGGGGTATGATGAAGAGCGGGAAGCATTGTTGCTTAAGCGCATTCCGTATGATGCGAAAGTAGAGAAGGGACAGCGTGTGTTTACATCAGGACTTGGTGGGATTTTCCCAAAAGGATTATTTATCGGAGAGATTGAAGAGATCGTTGCAGATGAGTACGGGCTTACACAAATTGCCTACATCAAGCCAGCAGCGAATTTTTATGATATTGAAGATGTCATTATTGTGAAAAGAAAAATTGATATGGTGCAAGAGGAGGAAGAGCAATGA
- a CDS encoding PilN domain-containing protein: MLVEINLLPKRERKSQLIPLLSIVVAMLLIVGATTFYFIVQRMEQQISQLKTELDQTKALRIAEEEKQKTKTNASVGAQLQEAIRWAEQYPVHTVALLHELIERLPERGFLMSISYARDGAIQLTAQFDTTRESAAYLQALKDASFIADVKLTSLTAVEGKAEEEGTMPRYIGQFSLQLNMEEWKKQQQGGET, encoded by the coding sequence ATGTTAGTAGAAATTAATTTACTGCCGAAACGAGAACGGAAATCGCAACTCATCCCGCTTTTATCAATTGTGGTGGCTATGTTATTGATCGTTGGTGCGACAACGTTTTATTTTATCGTTCAGCGTATGGAACAGCAAATATCGCAATTAAAAACGGAGCTCGATCAAACGAAAGCGCTACGCATCGCCGAAGAAGAAAAACAAAAAACAAAAACGAACGCATCCGTTGGCGCACAGTTGCAAGAAGCGATTCGATGGGCGGAACAATATCCTGTTCATACGGTCGCGCTTTTACATGAATTGATTGAGCGATTGCCAGAGCGCGGCTTTTTAATGAGCATTTCGTACGCCCGTGATGGTGCCATTCAACTAACGGCCCAATTTGATACAACACGTGAAAGCGCTGCTTATTTACAAGCGTTAAAAGACGCCTCGTTTATCGCTGACGTAAAACTAACGAGTTTAACAGCGGTAGAAGGGAAGGCGGAAGAAGAAGGAACAATGCCGCGATACATCGGACAATTTTCGCTTCAGTTAAATATGGAGGAATGGAAAAAACAGCAACAAGGAGGGGAAACATGA
- the minC gene encoding septum site-determining protein MinC, translating into MKVVAGKEKRAYVSMKGTKEGLMLYLDDTCAYDELLKQVDELLTTTTRDEEGPLVSVHVHVGNRYLTREQEERLRDVIRMKKNLIVHSIVSNVMTKQEALEWKKKNEIVSVAKIIRSGQVLHVDGDLLLIGDVNPGGTVIATGNIFVLGALRGIAHAGYDGNRQAIIAASVMKPTQLRISDVMNRAPDYRADEGNEMECAYIDEHDQIVVDRLQLLMHLRPNLTRLERSI; encoded by the coding sequence GTGAAAGTCGTGGCTGGCAAGGAGAAAAGAGCATATGTGTCGATGAAAGGAACGAAAGAAGGACTGATGTTGTATCTCGACGATACGTGCGCCTATGACGAATTGTTAAAGCAAGTGGACGAATTGTTGACGACAACAACTCGCGACGAAGAAGGTCCGCTTGTTTCGGTGCATGTACATGTTGGCAACAGATATTTGACGCGTGAGCAAGAAGAACGATTGCGCGATGTCATTCGAATGAAAAAAAACTTAATCGTCCACTCGATTGTAAGCAACGTAATGACGAAACAAGAGGCGTTAGAATGGAAGAAGAAAAATGAAATTGTATCTGTTGCGAAAATTATTCGTTCTGGGCAAGTGCTACATGTCGATGGAGATTTACTGTTAATAGGTGATGTGAATCCTGGCGGAACTGTTATTGCCACAGGAAACATTTTTGTATTAGGGGCGTTACGCGGCATTGCTCATGCGGGATATGATGGCAATCGTCAAGCGATTATTGCTGCGTCAGTTATGAAGCCGACACAGTTGCGCATTAGTGATGTGATGAATCGAGCACCAGACTATCGTGCTGATGAAGGAAATGAAATGGAGTGCGCCTATATTGATGAACACGATCAAATTGTTGTCGATCGCCTGCAACTATTGATGCATTTACGACCGAATTTAACCCGATTAGAAAGGAGCATTTGA
- the mreD gene encoding rod shape-determining protein MreD — protein MNRFFLSSLVTVVFLFESIIVQLLSYPLFDVYLLVPRMLLVFIVFITIFIGQTEGMTYGFIFGLLYDVAYTELLGAYAFAFSLIAYLIAKAMNVFHKNAWTASFFAIVAIACVEWYAYAIQLVIGGTTMSVQTFLQARFLPTLFIHTIVILVIAYPLKQTLLKWHKKQDESSRV, from the coding sequence ATGAATCGCTTCTTTCTTTCTTCTCTTGTGACCGTTGTGTTTTTATTTGAAAGCATCATTGTCCAATTGCTTTCCTACCCGCTATTTGATGTTTATTTGCTTGTTCCGCGTATGTTACTCGTTTTTATCGTGTTTATTACGATTTTTATTGGACAAACAGAAGGAATGACGTACGGATTCATCTTCGGTCTATTATACGATGTAGCATATACGGAACTGTTAGGTGCTTATGCCTTTGCCTTTTCGCTCATCGCTTATTTAATTGCAAAGGCGATGAACGTTTTTCATAAAAATGCATGGACGGCTTCTTTTTTTGCCATTGTGGCGATTGCATGTGTCGAATGGTACGCATACGCCATCCAACTTGTTATCGGTGGAACAACCATGTCTGTCCAAACGTTTTTACAAGCACGTTTTTTGCCAACGCTGTTTATTCATACAATTGTCATTTTAGTGATCGCTTATCCGTTAAAACAAACGTTGTTAAAGTGGCATAAGAAACAGGACGAATCGTCGCGAGTGTGA